Genomic segment of Longimicrobium sp.:
ATCCGCCCGACGCACCAACCCGCGGCACTCCAGCCGCCGGGCGGCCGTCCAGCGATTCGTGACGGCGATGGCGCATAGGGGACGGTCATATTCGTGGATCGGCCCGAATGGACGCGCAGCACAGGCCGCGAACGGCGGTGAGTGTTGACGGTTCGTCCATTTATTCCCAACTTCGTCGCATTCCGGCGCAGGTTACCACCCGCGTGTTGAAAGGGAATCCATGGCACAAGGCGAACGTTCGGTGCGGCAGGAGCGCGAGGAGGCGGATGCCGCCACGCTGAGTGAGTTCAAGCCGGTGCGCGAGGCGCTCTCGCGGAGCGTGGACACGCACGGCCTGCGCTTCACGGCGCGCGAGCTGGGGATGAGCCCCACCGGCCTGCGCGGGCTGATCGACGGCACCGCGCCGTACGGCAAGACGGTGCGCAAGGCGCGGGGGTGGTTCGCGGGGTTCCTGCAGCGCGAGGGGCAGCTGGACGAGGCCGAGGCCCTGGCACTGCAGGTGCTGACCAGCGCGCTTCCCGCGGAGCGCCGCGAAGAGGTGGCCAAGGAGATCCGCGACATCGTGAACCGCGCGCGCCGCGGCTGATTCCGCGCCCCCTTTGCACCGCGGTTCCCGGCCCTTCCGCCCACGGCGGGCCGGCAGGCGCCGCAAGACAAGCGAGCGGACGGCGGGCCAGGACCCATCCCCGGCACCCGCCGTCCGCTCGTGTTCGTATCTGCCCCGATTAGCGTCAGGGCTTCAGCACTCGGGGCTCCCCGTCCGCACGTTCGGCGCGCTCCGGAGGCATCCGCGCCGCCCTCTCCCCGCGCCTTGGAGCGCTCGCCCTCTCCCGTACCGGGCGAGGGGGCTATCCACGCGGTGGCGCATCCTGCGAGCTCTGCTCACTCCCAGGCTTCGGTCGTGCCGGTGATGCCCGTACAGCTACCTCTCCCGGTACGGGAGAGGTGGACGGCCTCGGCCGGCCGGAGAGGGCGCGAGGCGCCGGACGCGCACTTCCGCACTTCTCTCCCGGGTATTGACACATCAACAAAACTAGTTACGTTGATCTCCATGACCACGACGACCGGCGCCGACCTGGCGCGCACCGCCCGCCTGTTCCACGCGCTCAGCGACGAGACGCGGCTGGAGATCGTGCGCATGCTGGCGCGCGGGGAGCGCTGCGTGTGCGACCTGACCGGCGAGCTGGACGCGGCGCAGTCCCGCCTCTCCTTCCACCTGAAGACGCTGAAGGCGGCGGGGGTGGTGAGCGACCGGCGCGCGGGGCGGTGGGTGTACTACTCGCTGGTCCCCGAGGCGCTGGAGGAGATCTCGGAGACGGCGCTGTCGCTGAAGCCGTCGCCCGAGGCGTGGTCATCGCAGGAGGGGTGCTGCCGCTGAGGGCCGCATCCCCTTTTTTTCAATCGATACATCAACTTTGGTTGATGTAAACACGGGAGGTGGGGAGATGAGTGGAGCCGAGACGATCCGGGAGACGGTGCGCGAGCGCTACGGGCAGGCCGCGCTGCGGGTGATGGCGGGTGGCGCGAACGGCTGCTGCGGCGCGGCCGAGGCGTGCTGCGGCGGCGACGACCCGATCACGCGCGACCTGTACGCCGCGGGCGAGACCGACGGCATTCCCGCCGAGGCGGTGCTGGCGTCGCTCGGGTGCGGCAACCCGACCGCGCTGGCCGAGCTGCACGAGGGCGAGACGGTGCTGGACCTGGGCTCCGGCGGCGGCATCGACGTGCTCCTCTCCGCGCGGCGCGTCGGCGCGGCGGGGAAGGCATACGGGCTCGACATGACCGACGAGATGCTGGCCCTGGCGCGCGAGAACCAGCGCAGGGCCGGCGTGGAGAACGTGGAGTTCGTGAAGGGCCACATCGAGGAGATCCCCCTTCCGGACGATTCGGTGGACGTCATCATCTCCAACTGCGTGATCAACCTCTCGGGCGACAAGCGGCGCGTGCTGGCCGAAGCCTTCCGCGTGCTGAAGCCCGGCGGCCGCTTCGCCGTGAGCGACGTGATCGTGCGCGGCGAGGTGCCCGCCGAAGTGCGGCGCAGCATGGAATTGTGGGTCGGCTGCGTCGCCGGCGCGCTGGAGGAGGGCGAGTTCCGGACGCTGCTGCGGGAGGCGGGGTTCGAGGAGGTCGACATCGAGCCCACGCGCGTCTACAGTATCGACGACGCGCGCGCGTTCCTCGAGGGCGCCGGCGTGGACGTGGATGCCGTCGCCCCCGCGGTGGACGGCCGCGTCGCCAGCGCCTTCGTCCGCGCCCGCAAGCCCGCCGCCGCGCCTGCGCTCGCCGGCGCCGCGCCGGGCGAGTCGGCCTGCTGCGCGCCGGGGTGCTGCGGCGGGTGAATCGAATGCCCTGGAAGGCAGCTGAAGCCGCGGCGATGTGGCTTCAGCTGCCCTTGGGATACCGGGGCGTGCGGCATTCTTTCCGGGAGATTCAGGGATGATCGACTACGAGATCCGGCCCGTGCGCGCGGAGGACCGCGATGCCGTCGAGGCGCTGCTGCGGCGCGCGGAGCTGCCGCCGGACGGGCTCGACGAGCAGTTCGGCGATGCGTACGCCGTCGCCGTGGCGGAGGGGCGCATCGTGGGGGCGGCGGGGGTGGAGGTGTATGGGGATGCGGGGCTGCTGCGCTCCGTCGCCGTCGATCCGGAGTGGCGGGGGCGCGGCCTCGGTGCGGCGCTCACGCGCGAGCGGCTGGCGTGGGCGGAGGCGCGCGGGCTGGGAGATGTGTATCTCCTGACCAACACGGCGGCGGACTACTTCCCGAAGCTCGGGTTCGCCCCGGTCGCGCGTGAGAAAGTCCCCGAGGCGGTGCGCGGGTCGGTGCAGTTCGCCAGCGTCTGTCCCTCGTCCGCGGCGGTGATGGTGCTCAGCCTGGGCGGGGTGCCATGCGCTACGCCCTGATCTCCGACATCCACGCCAACCTCCCCGCGCTCGACGCCGTGCTGGCCGATATCGCCGCACGCGCGGACGTCGCGGCGACGTACCACCTGGGCGACCTGGTGGGGTACGCGCCGTGGCCCAACGAGGTCGTCGACCGCATCCGCGCGGCGGGGATCGCGGGCGTCTGCGGGAACTACGATTCGACCGTCGCCCTGGGCGCGCCGCACTGCGGGTGCCGGTACGAGGATCCCGTGCAGGAGGGGCAGTCGCACGAGAGCTACGCCTGGACGCACGCCCACGTCACCGAGGCGACGCGCGGATTTCTCGGCGCGCTCCCGTTCCGCATCGACGTGCGCCCCGGCGGCGGCCACACGCCGGGGGCGACGGTCGTCCTCGTGCACGGCACGCCCACGCTGAACACGCTGTACTGGACCGAGGACCGCGACGACGGCTTCTGCCGGAAGATGGCCGGGCACGCCGGCGCCCGCCCCGGCGACGTGATCTGCTTCGGGCACACGCACAAGCCGTGGACGCGCGAGGTGGACGGCATCCGCTTCGTCAACACCGGCTCCGTCGGCCGCCCCAGGGACGGCGACTGGCGCGCCGGCTACGTCCTCCTCGACGTGGACGGCCCGTCATCCTCCGCCGAGTTCGTCCGCGTGGAATACGACGTCGACGCCGCGATGGACGCGATCCGCGCGAGCACCCTTCCCCACGCCTTCGCGGAGTACCTGCGCTCGGGCGGCAAGCCCGGCGTGGCGGCAATCTGATCTCCCGGAAAACAAAAGCATCACACGGAGGAAGTGGAGGGACCGGAGAACCGCACGAGTTCTCCGTTTCCTCCGCTCCCTGCGCGTGATGCGTTCTGTTCTGCCGTCCCTGGAGCGAGAATCAGCCGCCCGGCCTAGCGCTGCGACATCCGGCCGACGAGCGCCTCGAGCTCCGCCAGGCGCGCGTCGGTGGCGGCTTGGCGGTCGCGCAGGGCGGCCACCTCGGCGGTCAGGCGGTCGACCTCGGCCGCCTTGACGCGGAGCTCGGCGGTGCGCGCCTCCAGCGCCTTCACGGCCGCGAAGTTCACGCCGTCGATGTCGAGCAGGCCGATGGCGCGATTGTCGGTGCCCAGGCCGAACGCCGCGCGGAAGTCCTCGGCGAAGGGGCCCATGTGCCGCACCTGCGCCCCCTCGGCGATGTAGCTCCAGGTACCCACGGGAACGCCGCGGATGCGCTCCAGCAGCTCCTCGCCGTCCACCACGCCGAAGTGGTCCTTCAGCGTGCGGCTGGACGAGCAGCTGAACACGCCCGAGCCGGCGGGAAGGTTGCACCCGGTGGTGAGCGTCGCGTTGGTGCGGAAGCGGAAGCCGCCGGCCGCGCGCACCGCGAACTCGTTGTTCACGACGGACAGCAGCGAGTCGGTGGTCGAGGCGTCGCCGCGCACGAACGACCCGCTGTGCCCGTTCACCGAGGCGCGGTAGCCCAGCGCCATGGAGTAGTCGGCGTCGGCCGTGGTGCGGTAGCCCAGGGCCACCGAGCCCTGCCCGTCGGCGGTGTTGGTGAAGCCCATGGCCACGCAGGCGAACCCGCCGCAGCGGTTGCTGGCGCCGGCCACGAAGCCGATGGTGCCGCTCACGTTCACGTTGGAGCCGAAGCCCACGCCCAGCACGCTGGTGACGACCGCGCCGTCGCCGAACGCGAATGCGCCGTAGCCCTCCGCCCTGGTGTTGTTTCCGCCGGCCCACGAGTAGAAGCCGATGTAGGGGTCGTCCCACTGGTTGATGTCCACGCCGCCGGCGCGGAACGCGGCCTTGTACGGGTGCCACATCATCCGCAGGCCCGCCCCGCTCTGCGGGATGTCGCCGATGCCGAGCGTGCCCAGCGCCGCCACGCCGCCGGCGCTGTCGACGAAGAAACGGTTGCTGATGGGGCTGCCGCTGCGCAGGCGCAGCAGGTAGCGCCCGCCGATCCCCAGGTCGGGGCTGGTGGCGGGCCAGGCGAAGCGCACGTGCGAGGCGGCCACGCAGGTGGCGTGCGTGTCGGGGGTGCCGATCCGGTACACGTTGCCGGTGGTGGGCACGTAGCAGGCGCGGATGGAGTCGATCTGGGCGGCGGCCGGGGCCGGGGCGGCGGCGGCCAGCGCCCCGGCGGCCAGCGTGGCGATCAGCAAGCGGTTGCGCATCGAAGAGCCTCTGGAGTGGAAGGAATCCAGCTCGATGGGGGGGACTCTGCCCGGCGCGTGCTCAGGCGGCGGGGAAGAGCGCGTCGGCGTTCACCAGCACCAGCCGCAGCGCGGCCACTTCCACCGGGTCCGTTTCGGGCGCGCTGCGCTCCAGCGCGTTCAGCGTGCCGGTGGCGCCCGCGATGGCGTTGCGCACCGCGGCCGCGTCGCCCGAGCGCACGGCGTTGCCCAGCGCGGCGAAGGTGGCGTCCACGCCCTGGATCGCGCCGCCGGTGCCCAGGGTGGGGATCACGCGGCCGCGCGCGTCGTCCACCGCCAGCGCGAGCCCGGCCTTGAAGTCGAACGCGGCCGCGGTGACTTCGCCGGCGGGCTTCGCGGGCGGGGCCAGCGGCGTGGTGGGGGTGTCGGCGCAGGCGGCCAGCCCTGCGGCGACGAGAGGGACTGCCAGGGGACTTCGCTTCATGGCAACCTCCGCGGGTGGATGGGAGCCTCGCACGCGAACGTGGACGCGGTGTACGCGCGGCGGCCGATTCGGTGCGGCCGGAAGCCTGCCTGGCGTGCGCTCCGCGACGGAAGGTAAGCGGGGCTGCCGCGCTCGGCGGGCGGTGCGGGAGAGGGCCTGCCCGGTGTGGGGAGATCGGTCCGGCGCATCCCCGAACCGGCGGGTAATTGGCATTCTAGACGTGAACAGTCGTTCCGCAACAACTGTTTTTCATCCCCGAACCCATCATCTTTTCAGCCCTCAATCGGATCGCATCATCCTCCATAGTCTCCGCTCTGAATCGGCGGGAGATATAGATCAAGGGCGGAATTTCGCAGGAAGATAGACGGAAGATGCAGGTGGGCGCGGAGAGGCCGCGTCACGATCACGCCGCGGCATTCCGGCCGCCGGAGAGCCCGATGTCCCCGGCGGCACGTCAAGTTGCGTGATGTGTACGAGCCGGGAGCGGACACTTTGTCCAGCGCCCTCCCGGCCGGCCGTCGATCACCTCGCCAACGGCTTCGGCGAATCTCCCTTCACCGCAGCGGCAGCCAGTACGTCACCTTCAGCGCGAGGAAGTTGT
This window contains:
- a CDS encoding metallophosphoesterase family protein; the encoded protein is MRYALISDIHANLPALDAVLADIAARADVAATYHLGDLVGYAPWPNEVVDRIRAAGIAGVCGNYDSTVALGAPHCGCRYEDPVQEGQSHESYAWTHAHVTEATRGFLGALPFRIDVRPGGGHTPGATVVLVHGTPTLNTLYWTEDRDDGFCRKMAGHAGARPGDVICFGHTHKPWTREVDGIRFVNTGSVGRPRDGDWRAGYVLLDVDGPSSSAEFVRVEYDVDAAMDAIRASTLPHAFAEYLRSGGKPGVAAI
- the arsN2 gene encoding arsenic resistance N-acetyltransferase ArsN2, with product MIDYEIRPVRAEDRDAVEALLRRAELPPDGLDEQFGDAYAVAVAEGRIVGAAGVEVYGDAGLLRSVAVDPEWRGRGLGAALTRERLAWAEARGLGDVYLLTNTAADYFPKLGFAPVAREKVPEAVRGSVQFASVCPSSAAVMVLSLGGVPCATP
- a CDS encoding tail fiber domain-containing protein, whose translation is MRNRLLIATLAAGALAAAAPAPAAAQIDSIRACYVPTTGNVYRIGTPDTHATCVAASHVRFAWPATSPDLGIGGRYLLRLRSGSPISNRFFVDSAGGVAALGTLGIGDIPQSGAGLRMMWHPYKAAFRAGGVDINQWDDPYIGFYSWAGGNNTRAEGYGAFAFGDGAVVTSVLGVGFGSNVNVSGTIGFVAGASNRCGGFACVAMGFTNTADGQGSVALGYRTTADADYSMALGYRASVNGHSGSFVRGDASTTDSLLSVVNNEFAVRAAGGFRFRTNATLTTGCNLPAGSGVFSCSSSRTLKDHFGVVDGEELLERIRGVPVGTWSYIAEGAQVRHMGPFAEDFRAAFGLGTDNRAIGLLDIDGVNFAAVKALEARTAELRVKAAEVDRLTAEVAALRDRQAATDARLAELEALVGRMSQR
- a CDS encoding arsenite methyltransferase, whose protein sequence is MSGAETIRETVRERYGQAALRVMAGGANGCCGAAEACCGGDDPITRDLYAAGETDGIPAEAVLASLGCGNPTALAELHEGETVLDLGSGGGIDVLLSARRVGAAGKAYGLDMTDEMLALARENQRRAGVENVEFVKGHIEEIPLPDDSVDVIISNCVINLSGDKRRVLAEAFRVLKPGGRFAVSDVIVRGEVPAEVRRSMELWVGCVAGALEEGEFRTLLREAGFEEVDIEPTRVYSIDDARAFLEGAGVDVDAVAPAVDGRVASAFVRARKPAAAPALAGAAPGESACCAPGCCGG
- a CDS encoding metalloregulator ArsR/SmtB family transcription factor, giving the protein MTTTTGADLARTARLFHALSDETRLEIVRMLARGERCVCDLTGELDAAQSRLSFHLKTLKAAGVVSDRRAGRWVYYSLVPEALEEISETALSLKPSPEAWSSQEGCCR